A window from Cryptomeria japonica chromosome 1, Sugi_1.0, whole genome shotgun sequence encodes these proteins:
- the LOC131042491 gene encoding geranylgeranyl pyrophosphate synthase 7, chloroplastic, which yields MACNTIAVSCHDLNLFCRANHTAAPQGCLSLRTGLSVPYKGLHTTLGLSHYKNGYKVGLHSYLKNGSLPYKHSVSWSLSSSSSSSSYHLKSGFLPYKHLAPSPCQKTMARLVDLAETLEEQSVFDLKEYMKSKAVAVNEALDRAIPLSYPKRMHEAMRYSLLAGGKRVRPVLCIAACELVGGTQDLAMPAACAMEMAHTSSLIHDDLPCIDNDDLRRGKPSNHKVFGESVAVLAGYALLGLSFEHIAVFTSKSVDCSRTLKVISELGMAVGSRGVAGGQFVDTVSEGNGSIDFETLKWIHIHKTAMLLQCSVVCGAVIGGGSEEEIERVRRYAHYVGLLFQVVDDILDVTRSSQELGKTAGKDLSADKATYPKLMGLEKAKEYCADLVKKAKDELSCFDAVKAAPLLGLADYIARRQN from the coding sequence ATGGCCTGCAATACAATTGCAGTAAGCTGCCATGACCTCAATTTATTCTGTCGGGCAAATCATACTGCTGCTCCTCAAGGATGTTTGAGCCTGAGGACAGGTTTATCTGTCCCATACAAAGGTTTGCATACCACATTGGGGCTGTCTCATTATAAAAATGGCTATAAGGTAGGCCTTCACAGCTATTTGAAAAATGGTTCATTGCCTTATAAGCATTCAGTGTCAtggtcactttcttcttcttcttcttcttcttcttaccaTTTGAAAAGTGGGTTCTTGCCATATAAGCATTTAGCACCATCTCCATGCCAAAAAACAATGGCCCGTTTGGTTGATTTGGCTGAAACATTAGAGGAGCAGAGTGTTTTTGATCTTAAAGAATACATGAAGTCCAAGGCAGTGGCAGTGAATGAGGCATTGGATAGAGCAATCCCACTTAGCTACCCTAAAAGGATGCATGAAGCCATGAGGTACTCTCTTCTTGCAGGAGGAAAGAGGGTAAGGCCTGTTCTTTGCATTGCAGCATGTGAGCTTGTGGGAGGAACACAAGATCTGGCCATGCCAGCTGCATGTGCAATGGAGATGGCTCATACAAGCTCACTTATACATGATGATCTGCCTTGTATAGACAATGATGACTTAAGAAGAGGCAAGCCCTCAAATCACAAAGTATTTGGTGAATCAGTTGCTGTTCTTGCAGGGTATGCCCTGCTCGGACTGTCCTTTGAGCATATTGCAGTTTTTACAAGCAAGAGTGTAGACTGTTCTAGGACTTTGAAGGTTATATCTGAATTGGGTATGGCAGTAGGCTCTCGGGGAGTTGCAGGAGGTCAGTTTGTTGATACTGTAAGTGAAGGGAATGGTTCTATTGATTTCGAAACTCTTAAATGGATTCACATCCACAAGACGGCTATGTTGTTACAGTGCTCTGTTGTTTGTGGAGCAGTAATTGGAGGTGGATCAGAGGAGGAGATTGAGAGGGTTAGGAGATATGCTCATTATGTGGGTCTTCTGTTTCAAGTGGTTGATGACATACTGGATGTTACAAGATCATCACAAGAATTGGGTAAGACTGCAGGCAAGGATTTGTCTGCTGACAAGGCCACTTACCCCAAGCTGATGGGCTTGGAGAAGGCTAAGGAATATTGTGCTGATTTGGTGAAGAAAGCTAAGGATGAGCTGTCTTGCTTTGATGCTGTGAAGGCTGCACCTCTGTTGGGTCTTGCAGATTACATTGCACGCAGACAAAACTAA